In Candidatus Defluviibacterium haderslevense, the following are encoded in one genomic region:
- a CDS encoding tyrosine-type recombinase/integrase: MSQKFCDYSLSIRGYSKHTIRRYRNVVRSYQQFAKISYISQVSDDNVRALFYYGRTERKWSVNTFIVYHKTLLVFFRWCIKQGHMQNNPIIDIEKPKMEKRLPIKLNKQVSLRLLEVVYNYPYEYKFLRYRNHAIFSTFIFTGLRKQELLNLKFTDIDTENLTIFVKQGKGNKDRIVPISYTLAQSLKRYQEERKRLNKTNPEYFTSLRGNIGFTENGLKKLVDQVRKSSGVTFSVHKLRHTFATLMLEGGCDIYSLSKMMGHSDIKTTTIYLSASAEHLRSQMVKHPLNDLS; encoded by the coding sequence TTGTCGCAGAAGTTTTGTGATTATTCTTTGTCTATTCGTGGATATTCAAAACATACCATAAGAAGATATAGAAATGTGGTGCGTAGTTATCAACAATTTGCAAAAATTAGTTATATAAGCCAAGTCAGTGATGATAATGTAAGGGCTTTATTTTACTATGGTAGAACAGAACGAAAATGGTCTGTAAATACATTTATCGTCTATCACAAGACGTTATTGGTCTTTTTTCGTTGGTGCATAAAACAAGGGCATATGCAGAATAACCCAATTATCGATATTGAGAAACCTAAAATGGAAAAACGCTTGCCAATAAAGCTAAATAAACAAGTTTCATTACGATTGTTAGAGGTGGTCTATAATTACCCATATGAATACAAGTTTCTGAGGTATCGCAATCATGCTATATTCTCGACTTTCATATTTACTGGCTTGCGCAAGCAAGAATTACTTAATCTAAAGTTCACCGACATAGACACAGAGAACCTAACTATTTTTGTTAAACAAGGTAAAGGCAATAAGGATAGAATAGTTCCAATTAGTTATACTCTGGCGCAGAGCTTAAAAAGATATCAAGAAGAAAGAAAAAGACTAAATAAAACAAACCCTGAATATTTTACTTCTCTACGGGGTAATATTGGCTTTACTGAAAATGGATTAAAGAAGTTAGTCGATCAGGTTCGCAAATCTTCAGGGGTAACATTTAGTGTTCATAAGTTGAGACACACCTTTGCCACTCTCATGCTTGAAGGTGGATGTGACATTTATTCTTTATCTAAAATGATGGGACATAGTGATATAAAAACCACTACTATTTACCTATCAGCCAGTGCAGAACACTTGAGGAGTCAAATGGTTAAGCATCCATTAAATGATTTATCGTAA